DNA from Halobaculum sp. XH14:
CTACCAGTACGGCGACGCCCGCGGCGTCCACGTCCCCGACCCGAACGACGCGGACTGGACCATCGAGGTGGACGAGTCGGTGCCCGACGAGCGCCCGTTCGTCACCGGCGCGGTCGTCCGCGGCCTCGACCTCGACGAGTCGGCGCTCGACTCGCTCATCCAGCTCCAGGAGAAGCTGCACGCGACGATGGGCCGCGAGCGCGCCAAGGGCGCCATCGGCATCCACGACCTCACGATGCTGAAGGGCGGCCGGCTCTCGCAGGAGTCCGAGAGCTCCGGAACCGCCGAGGGGCCGGCCTCGAAGATCCAGGGGACGCCAAACACCATCACCTACCGTGGGGTCGACCCGGACGGCGACCGGTTCGTCCCGCTGGACTCGAACGCGGAACGCACGCCCGCCGAAGTGCTGGAAGAGCACCCGGTCGGGGGGAAGTACGCCGACCTCGTCGCGGACCTGGATCGCTACCCGGCGATCTACGACGAACTCGGCCTGTTCTCGTTCCCGCCGGTCATCAACGGCCGCCGGACCGAGGTGTCGACCGACTCGCGGGACCTGTTCGTCGAACTCACCGGCACCGACCAGTGGACCATCGACCGGATGTGCGTCATCATCTGCTACGCGCTCGCCGCCCGCGGCGGGACGCTGGAGGAGGTCGAGGTCGTCTACGACGACGGCGCGACCCACCCCGACGAGTACGGGCCGGAACTGATCCGACCGAACCTCGAGACCGACGAGAAGTCGGTGAGCCACGAGCGCATCGAGTCGACCCTCGGCGTCGAACTCGACCGTGACGAGGTGGTCGACCTGTTCGAGCGCTCGGGGCTGGACGCCGCATACAGCCTGGGAGAGGAGGCGACGACATACGACGTGACGGTGCCGCCGTACCGCGTCGACGTGCTCCACCCGCTCGACCTCATCGACGACGTGGGGCGGGCGTACGGCTTCAACTCGCTCGACCCGACCTACCCCGACATCGGCACCATCGGCGGCCGTCACGAGCGCTCGCGGCTGGAGGACGCCGTGCGGACGAGCCTCGTCGGCCTGGGCTTTCAGGACACCCTGAACTTCCACATGACGAGCGCCGCCGAGAACTACGACCGGATGGGCGTCGAGGAGGGGAGCGACGTCCTCGGCGCCGGCGAGCGCGCCGAGATCACCAGCCCGTACAGCGAGGAGTACACCCAGCTTCGGACCTGGGCGCTCCCCTCGCTCGCGCAGGTGCTGGAGAACAACACCCACCGGCCCTACCCGCAGGACCTCGCGGAGGTCGGCTTCGTCGCCCGCCGCGACGACGAGGCGAACACCCGGGTCGCCGAATCGCGCCACGTCGCCGCCGCACTCGCACGGACGGACGCCTCCTACGAGGACGCGAAGGCCCGCCTGCAGGCGCTGTGTGACGACTTCGACGCCGCCCTGGAGACGCCCGCGACCGACCACCCGAGCTTCATTTCGGGTCGAGTCGCCGCGGTCGTCGTGAACGGGGACGCCGTCGGCGTCGTGGGGGAACTCCACCCCGCCGTGCTGGTCGAACACGACATGGAGGTTCCCGTGGCCGCGTTCGAGTTCGACCTCTCCGCGTTAGCCTGACCGTTCGGCCCCCGTCGGGGCGTTTCGCCGGCGTCGATCCCGGGAAACAGGCGGGACCCACCGTCGGAGCCGGCGTCGCTCGCTCCAGTTTCCCCCCGGAGCCGCGCGCTCGTGAAGCGGCGTCACGTCACCCCGCCGGGGGAGGCGCGTTCCACTCGAAGTGGAGGGGTCGGCGGGCAGCCGGCGAGTCGGTTGGCCGGCGGCCGAACGTCGCCGATGTCACGGTCCGTACGGTTTTGTCGCTCCGCTTGCTATCGACCCACATGAGCAGACAGGAACTCGAGGACGCCAGCGACCACCTGCGCCGGGCTGCCGAACGCGCGGAGGGGGACACGCGGGAGAAACTCGGCGAACAGGCGCACCGCTTTGCCGACGCAGCGAACCGGGAGAACGGCCCCGACCACGGCTGGCTCGACCGTCACACCCACGTCGTCCGCGAACTCGCCACGGACCTGGACGAGGAGGGCCAAGAGCAAGTCGAGGCGGCGGTCGAGCGGATCAATGCCTACCGGGAGACCGTTCCCGGCGTCTGACCGGGCCGCCGAACCCCGCCACGACGCCGCTCGACTGGGGTTCCGTCGGTAGCACGGCCACTCAGCAGACGTTCTTCGGCTTCACGCCCATCCCCTCCAGCGTCTCGACGTAGTCGTCGTAGGCGGCCTCGACGACCGCGTCGGCCGCCTCGCGGGCCGCCGCCCACTCCTCGTCGGCCTCACAGACCTCGTCGAGGAGGTCCGTCGCCTCGCCGAGGCGGTCGGAGACGTCGGCGCGCAGGTCGCGGAACTCGTTTGCGGCCGTCGGGTCCGCGTTGCCGACGAAGAAGCCGACCACCTGTCCGGTCCGCGTGTCGGCGAGCAGACAGCGGGCGAGCAGGCCGCCGGCGCGGGCGGGCGTCGTCTCCAGGTCCGCGAGCACCTCGTACTCCGGGAACGACCTGGCCTCATCGGCGTCGAACCCGTCGGGCGCGACCGCGTCCCGGTGGTCCCGCCCGTCCTCGCCGACCGCGCCGAACAGGGCGGCGGCGTCCCCGCTGCCCTCCGTGGCGCTCCAGGCCTCGAACCGCTCGGCCGCCGCGGCGGCCTCGGCGGCGGCCGCCGCGCGCACCGCGTTCGCGGCCATCTCGCCGCCGGTCAGCGCGTAGAGCGACTTCGAGGAGCCCAGCCGCGAGAGCGCCGTCTCGTTGCGCGCGCGCAGGTCCGAGAGAAAGGTTTCGCCGTTCATGGCCGGCGGTAGGGGCGTGACGCGCTTGAAACCCTCGGCAGCGGCGGATTCGGCGGCGGGGTCGCCGACGGTAGCGTTACGTGACCGGGGACCGTGACGCCAGCCATGTCCACCGATCGGTCCCCGTCGCTCTCCGACGCGTTCACCGGCGCCGGCCGCGTGCTCGCCGACCACCCCGTCGCCGTCGTGTCCGCCTACCTGCTCGTGGTCGCCGTGGTGCCCATCGCTCGCGTTCCGTTCCTGGTCGCGCTGACCGCCGCAGTCGGCGTGCTGGCCGCGGCCGGCCGCATCGAACCCGTCGTCCAGGCGCTCGCGGAACAGGCGAGCATCTCGGAGGACGGGGGGCTCGGCGGCGGCGGCATCGGCGAGGGCGGCATCGGCGGCGGGTTCGGCGGGGGCGACCCGCCGATCTCGCCGGAACTCGAGCGGGCCGTCGAGGGATTGTTCGTGCCGGAGGTCGGCCTGCTCCTCGTCGCGGGGGTGCTCCTCACGGTAGTCGTGGCGGTGCTCGTGGGGGCGGTCGCCACGGCGGTCTCGACGGGGACGGTGTGGGCCGCCCTCGACGGGCGGCCGCCGCTGGAGGACGGCGTCGCCACCGCGGGGCGCTGGCCGACGTTCCTCGGCGTGACGCTCGTCCGCGCGGTCGCCGTGCTCGTGCCCGTCGCCGTCCCGGTCGCGCTCACGCTCGGAATCGCCACGCTCGCGGGGGGCATCGGTGTCAGCGTCGGCGTCGCGGTGGGCGCGCTGCTCGTGCTCGCGGGCGCGCTGGTGTCGCTGCTGGTCTACCTGCTGTTGGTGTTCGCCGAGGCGGCGGTCGTCGTCGACGGCGCGGGAACGGTGGAGGCGGTCCGCGGGAGCCTCGGGTTCGTCCGCCGGAACGTGCTGGCGACGGTCGTGTTCGCGCTCGTCGCGCTGGGCGTCTACGTCGGGGCGAGCGTGGCTGTCGGCCTCCTCAACCTCGTGGGCGTGAACCGGCTCGGCGCGCTGGTGCTCTCGCTGACGGTCGCGCCGCTGCTGGACGCCTTCGCGGTCGCCCTGTACGCCGAGACCGGGCTCCCGGCGGCCGATCGGGCGCCGCTCGGCACTCGGGTTCGCGGCGCGCTCGCCGACGGCTGGAGCGCACTCTGGCGGTTCGTCCGCGAGCACCCGGCCGCCAACGCCGCCGGGGCGCTGCTGCTCACCGGCGGGGCCGTCGCCGGCTACCTGTTCACCGCGCCGATGGGCGTCACGCTCCCGCCGCCCGAGAACGTCGCGACCGTGTTCGGCGTGGTCCCGGTCGGCCCGTTCCTCAACATCGCGGCGAACAACTGGCTCGTCTCGGCCGGCACCGCCTTCGGCGGGCTGGCGGCCGGCGTCCCCGCGGCGGCCTCGCTGCTGTTCAACGGCGTGCTCATCGGGGCGCTCGGCGGCATCTTCGACCGGGTGGCGTTCCTCGCGCTGGTCGCGCCACACGGGGTCATCGAACTCCCCGCCATCGCCGTCGCGGGCGGGCTCGGCGTCCACCTCGGCGTCGTCGGGTGGCGCGGCGCGCGCGGCCGGTCGGACGCGGGGACGGTCGCCGCGGAGCTCCGCCGGGCGACGTGGGTGCTCGTGGGACTCGCGCTGGTGCTCGTCGTCGCCTCGTTCGTCGAGGCGTTCCTCACGCCCCGCATCGCGGCGTTCGTGCTCGGGTGAGCGTCACGCCGGTCGGGGCGTATCACGGGTCGTCGACGTCGGGCGACCGGCGGCGGCTGGCGGCCGAACTGTCCACCCGCGTCGAAGACGGCCATCCATCACGGCGTGCGCGACCGCGAGCCCCTCGGGGGCGAGCACAGACGCGCGCGAGGGATGAGCACCACAGCGAACGAAGTGAGCGAGGAGCGCAATCGGCTGGGGAGGGTGTGGAGGCCGTGCGGCGCGGGCGGGCGGGCTTTCGGGCAGTCTCCATCTGATGAACACGGCATCACGCAAGCCGCGAGTTGCACGAGGAGGCGGGCGATTTCTACCGAACCGTTCCCCGAACCCGATTTCGTCAGCTCATCGGATCGAATCGCACACCAGCTATTTGCCAGGACCGCACGAACCCCCGACGATGACAACGACACTCACCCTCCCCGCGCCCCGTCGCGCCGGCCAGTACCTGTTCGGCGCCTCCTCGGTCGTCCTCGCGCTGCTCGTCGTCGGCATCGCCCTCGTCCACCTCGCGGCCGGCGTGGCCAGCGCGGCGTTCGCCGGCGTCGCCGGCCTCGCGCTGCTCGCGGTCGGATTCGTGGCGGCCCCGGCCGGTCGGCGGGTACTCGACCGCCGCGGGGTCCGGCTCGACGCGACCGAGGCTGCGCTCGCAGTGGTCGGGTTCCTGGCGCTGGCCGGCGCGGCGTTCTCGCTGTTCTTCCTGCTGTAGCGCGCGCCGGTCCGTCTGCCGGCGGTTCGCTGAACGTCCACTGGAAGTCCGCTGGAAGTTCGATGCGGGTTCGGCGTCGACTCGGCGTGTCGTGAGTGCGCGAAAAACGTCGTGGTGCGGCCCGATGTCCCTCCTACTCCGCGTCGCCCGTCTCGACGGGCGCGCCGACAAGGTTGCCCCATTCGGTCCAGGAGCCGTCGTAGTTGACGGTCTGGTCCTGTCCGAGCAGTTCGTGGAGCGCGAACCAGGCGATCGAGGAGCGCTCGCCGATGCGGCAGTAGGCGACGATCTCGTCGTCGCCCGAGTCGATGACCTCGCCGTAGAGCTCCTGCAGCTCGTCGGCGGTCTTGAACGTCCCGTCCTCGTTGACCGTCGCGGCCCACGAGATGTTGCGCGCGCCGGGGATGTGGCCGCCGCGCTGGGCGGTCTCCTGCAGGCCCGGCGGGGCGAGGATCTCGCCGCGGAACTCCTCGGGCGAGCGCACGTCGACGAGCGGGACGCCGGCGTCGATGGCGTCACCCACCTGGTCGCGGTACGCGCGGATGGACTCGTCCGGCTCCTCGGCCTCGTAGGTCGTCTCCGGGAAGTCGGGCACCTCCTCGGTGAGCGGGTAGTCGTTCTCCAGCCAGTAGTCGCGCCCGCCGTTGAGCAGGCGCACGTCGTCGTGGCCGAAGTACTTGTACTGCCAGTAGGTGTAGGCGGCAAACCAGTTCGATGAGTCGCCGTACAGGACGACCGTCGAGTCGTCGCTGATGCCGTGACTGGCGTTCAGCGCCTCGAAGTCCTCCTTGGTGAGCACGTCGCGCTGGGTCTGGTCCTGGAGCTGCGTCTCCCAGTTGAAGCCGATGGCACCGGGCGCGTGGCCCGTCCCGTAGGCCTCGGTGTCCACGTCGACCTCCACCAGCCGATACGCGGGGTCGTCCGACTCGAACTCGTCGAGGTGGTCCTCGACCCAGTCCGCCGACACGAGTACGTCCTTGGCGTAGTCCGTCATTGCAAACAGTGCGTACGTTCTCCCCGAGCATAATACCCGTAGCCCCGGCAGAGTCGGCCATTCGTTCCACGTACCGGATCATGTTGCCGGCGCCGTTCGCGCGATGGCCGCGCGGTCCCGGCGGGGCGGGCGAGCGGCCGCGAGGGAACGTCTCGCCGCGCCGACATCGCGCGGCAGGCGGCAGGGGGCGGGCGTCAGAAACCGGCAATGATTGCCCCCGTGTCTGACGCCCGTCGGGGTTCGCCGGTGCGGCGGCGTTTTTCCCCTCGGCCGCGAACCGGTGGACATGGACACCTTCGTCTCGGCCGACTGGCTCGCCGAGCGGCTCGAGGACGTGCGGGTCGTGGACGTGCGGGACGGGTGGGAGTACGAGGGCATCGGCCACCTTCCCGGGGCGGTTTCGATCCCCTTCGGCGAGTTCCGCAGCGGCGAGGGCGACGAGGGGATGCTCCCGGGCGCCGACCGCTGGGCCGACCTGCTCTCGGCGGCGGGCATCGGCGTCGAGGACGACGTCGTCGCCTACGACGACACCCACGGCGTGTTCGCGGCCCGCTTTCTCGTCACCGCCGAACTGTACGGCCACGACCCCGCGAGGCTCCACCTGCTGGACGGCGACTACTCCGCCTGGAGCCGCGAGCGCCCGACGACGACCGACGCGGTGGAGCCGGACCCGACCGAGTACGAACCCCGCGAGCCGGCGGACTCGCCGCTCGTCGGCTTCGACGAGGTCGCCGCCGCGCTGGAGGCCGAGGGGACGGTCGTCGTCGACACCCGCGAGGCGTGGGAGTTCGAGGAGGGCCACCTCCCCGGCGCGGTGCAGCTCGACTGGATGGAACTCGTCGACGCCGAGTCGCGCGGGCTGAAACCCCGGGACGAACTGGCGTCGATCCTCGCGGATCGGGGCGTCACGCCCGACCGTCGCGTGCTGCTCTACTGCAACACGGCGCGGCGCATCAGCCACACGTACCTCGTGCTCGGCCACCTCGGCTACGACGACCTCGCGTTCTACGAGGGGAGCCTCACCGAGTGGGAGGCGCGCGGCGGGGCGACGGAGACCGGGACGTAGTCGGGGGCAGTGAAGACCGGGACGTGAGCGGGGGCGACGAAGACGGGCGCACGGTCGAGGACGGGAGGCCGGAGCGTCGTCGGTACGGGGGGAACCGACGAGTCGACGCTCGGCCGACTCACCCGTCCGTCGGCTCGGTCCCGGCGACGCCGTCGGGCGCGTCGTCCACGTCGTCGCCGGCGACGTGGGCGTCCCCGGTCGTCCCGCCGTCACCGACCGCACCGTCGCTCGACCCACGCCCGTCGGTCACGCCCGACAGTTGCGTCTGCTCGCTCGCCGTGCCGTCCGAGAGGAGGCTCACGACCTCCGCGAGCAGCGCGACGACGAGCGGGCCGACGACGAAGCCGATGGCGCCCAGCGACAGGAGGCCGCCGACGAAGCCGACGAAGTACACCGAGACGGGCATGTCCGTCGTCTCGCTGGCCAGCCGCGACCGGATGACCGCGTCCGGGACGAAGCCGACGAAGAACAGGCCGAGCCCCGTGACCAGCAGCGCCCGGACGACGTTGCCGGCGACGACGTCGACCGCCGCGAGCGCGACCACGACGATGCTCGGCCCGAGCACGGGGACGAACTGCAGGAGGCCAGCGACGACCGCGAGCGCGAACGGCGACCGGTAGCCCAGCGCCACGAGGAGGACGAACGCGACGAGGAACGTCCCGAACGCGGTGGCCGCCTGGAGCACGTAGATCGCCCGAAGGGTGCTGGCCGTCCGGCGGTGGAGCGCGAACACGATGTCGTGGTACTCGCCCGGACAGAGCCGCAGGACCGCGGTCCGAGGCGAGGTCGGCGCGTAGAGGATGCCGTAGACGACCAGCACGAACAGGAGCGCCTTCAGCGCGAACACGGGCGCCGCGGTCGCCAGCGAGGTCGCCAGCGAGCGGACGGCGGCGATGGCAACCTCGAGCAGCGGGTCGGTCTCGACGACGTACGTGAGCCCGCCCACGTCGACGGTGATCGCGGCCGGGATGGCCCGGAGGAAGTCGACGAACTCCGCCCGCCGGGAGTAGAGGACGTACGCGATGGGGCCGGCGATGACCAGCAGCGCGAGGAACGCCGTCGTCGTCGCCGTCGCCGCCGCGAGGCGCGTCGAGAGCCCACGCCGACGGAGTTCCTGGCGGAGCGGGTAGAGGACGTACGCGACCGTCACGGCGAATACGACCGTGGCGAGCACGCCGAACAGCACGACCACCGTGAGCGAGAGCATCGCCGCCAGCAGCGCGGTCAGGACGGTGCGGCGACTCGGGGGCACACCCCGACCGGTGGGCCCCCGGGGCAAAACCGTTGTGCTCGGCGGTGCGGCGGCCGGTCGCGGCGGCGTCCGGTCCGACGGAGCGCTCGATTCGGGTGAACTATGGGCAATATTTTTGTGTTCTCAGATTCATTACATGCACGAACCGTGTCAAACAGACTTCATAACAGGGTGTGCCGAACGACGGGGGGAGGATGGTGGCGCTGAGCGAGGAGTCCCGCGCGTTCGACGTCGCGCCCGAAACGGCGTTCGAGGTGCTGGCCGACGACCGCCGCCGCGCCGTCCTGTCGGTGCTCCGCGACTCGGCCGAGACCTGCGTTCCCGTCGCGGAACTCGTCGACGACGTCGCGGCGATGCGATCGGAACACGGCCGGTGCGACCGGGAACGGGTCGCCGTTCGGTTCCATCACGCGACGCTGCCGAAGCTAGCGGATTCGGGCGTGATCGAACACGATTCGGGGGAGGGGACCGTCCGCTATCGGGCCCACCCGTTCGTGGACGCGTGTCTCGACCTCCTCGCGGAGCACGGGGCAGGAACGGGGACGAACTGAACCGGCGTTCGGGTCAGGGCGAACCAGTTTGCCCGGAGGGGGGCCGGACCACGAACCGTTCGTGGTCCCACGAGCGGCCCGCAGGTGCCGGAGTGAGAGAGACGTCGCCCGGCCGCCGCGCAGCCGGCCGTTCGGAGACCGCGTCCGTTAAATACCACAGAGTGAAACAACCCGGTAATGAGTCGAAGCAGACGGGAGTTCCTGACCGCGGCGGGCGCGAGCGGTGCGGCGCTGCTCGCCGGCTGTCAGGCCGAGCCGGTGGACCAGGAGACGCCCACGCCGACGGCCACGGAGGCCGACGGGGCCGGGACGACGGCGGGATCGCCGACGCCGAGCGGGGCCGACACGCTCGTCGTGGCGACGTACCCGCCGTTCGTGAACGCGCCGAGCACGAGCCCGGGCGCGTGGCTGAAGCGGCGGTTCGAGGAGCAGTTCGACGCGACGCTCGTCTACCAGACGCCGGAAAGCGAGCTGAACTACTACCTCGAGCGGGCCATCCAGGGCGTCGAGTTCGA
Protein-coding regions in this window:
- a CDS encoding sulfurtransferase; this translates as MDTFVSADWLAERLEDVRVVDVRDGWEYEGIGHLPGAVSIPFGEFRSGEGDEGMLPGADRWADLLSAAGIGVEDDVVAYDDTHGVFAARFLVTAELYGHDPARLHLLDGDYSAWSRERPTTTDAVEPDPTEYEPREPADSPLVGFDEVAAALEAEGTVVVDTREAWEFEEGHLPGAVQLDWMELVDAESRGLKPRDELASILADRGVTPDRRVLLYCNTARRISHTYLVLGHLGYDDLAFYEGSLTEWEARGGATETGT
- a CDS encoding AI-2E family transporter, with protein sequence MPPSRRTVLTALLAAMLSLTVVVLFGVLATVVFAVTVAYVLYPLRQELRRRGLSTRLAAATATTTAFLALLVIAGPIAYVLYSRRAEFVDFLRAIPAAITVDVGGLTYVVETDPLLEVAIAAVRSLATSLATAAPVFALKALLFVLVVYGILYAPTSPRTAVLRLCPGEYHDIVFALHRRTASTLRAIYVLQAATAFGTFLVAFVLLVALGYRSPFALAVVAGLLQFVPVLGPSIVVVALAAVDVVAGNVVRALLVTGLGLFFVGFVPDAVIRSRLASETTDMPVSVYFVGFVGGLLSLGAIGFVVGPLVVALLAEVVSLLSDGTASEQTQLSGVTDGRGSSDGAVGDGGTTGDAHVAGDDVDDAPDGVAGTEPTDG
- a CDS encoding sulfurtransferase gives rise to the protein MTDYAKDVLVSADWVEDHLDEFESDDPAYRLVEVDVDTEAYGTGHAPGAIGFNWETQLQDQTQRDVLTKEDFEALNASHGISDDSTVVLYGDSSNWFAAYTYWQYKYFGHDDVRLLNGGRDYWLENDYPLTEEVPDFPETTYEAEEPDESIRAYRDQVGDAIDAGVPLVDVRSPEEFRGEILAPPGLQETAQRGGHIPGARNISWAATVNEDGTFKTADELQELYGEVIDSGDDEIVAYCRIGERSSIAWFALHELLGQDQTVNYDGSWTEWGNLVGAPVETGDAE
- a CDS encoding DUF7553 family protein, translated to MSRQELEDASDHLRRAAERAEGDTREKLGEQAHRFADAANRENGPDHGWLDRHTHVVRELATDLDEEGQEQVEAAVERINAYRETVPGV
- a CDS encoding transcription antitermination protein; this translates as MNGETFLSDLRARNETALSRLGSSKSLYALTGGEMAANAVRAAAAAEAAAAAERFEAWSATEGSGDAAALFGAVGEDGRDHRDAVAPDGFDADEARSFPEYEVLADLETTPARAGGLLARCLLADTRTGQVVGFFVGNADPTAANEFRDLRADVSDRLGEATDLLDEVCEADEEWAAAREAADAVVEAAYDDYVETLEGMGVKPKNVC
- the pheT gene encoding phenylalanine--tRNA ligase subunit beta; translated protein: MPVVDIDTDELRELTGHDEKTDGEFEEDLFALGLEFEGETDEGDLQFEFGPDRLDRLSVEGVARSLRYQYGDARGVHVPDPNDADWTIEVDESVPDERPFVTGAVVRGLDLDESALDSLIQLQEKLHATMGRERAKGAIGIHDLTMLKGGRLSQESESSGTAEGPASKIQGTPNTITYRGVDPDGDRFVPLDSNAERTPAEVLEEHPVGGKYADLVADLDRYPAIYDELGLFSFPPVINGRRTEVSTDSRDLFVELTGTDQWTIDRMCVIICYALAARGGTLEEVEVVYDDGATHPDEYGPELIRPNLETDEKSVSHERIESTLGVELDRDEVVDLFERSGLDAAYSLGEEATTYDVTVPPYRVDVLHPLDLIDDVGRAYGFNSLDPTYPDIGTIGGRHERSRLEDAVRTSLVGLGFQDTLNFHMTSAAENYDRMGVEEGSDVLGAGERAEITSPYSEEYTQLRTWALPSLAQVLENNTHRPYPQDLAEVGFVARRDDEANTRVAESRHVAAALARTDASYEDAKARLQALCDDFDAALETPATDHPSFISGRVAAVVVNGDAVGVVGELHPAVLVEHDMEVPVAAFEFDLSALA
- a CDS encoding stage II sporulation protein M, which codes for MSTDRSPSLSDAFTGAGRVLADHPVAVVSAYLLVVAVVPIARVPFLVALTAAVGVLAAAGRIEPVVQALAEQASISEDGGLGGGGIGEGGIGGGFGGGDPPISPELERAVEGLFVPEVGLLLVAGVLLTVVVAVLVGAVATAVSTGTVWAALDGRPPLEDGVATAGRWPTFLGVTLVRAVAVLVPVAVPVALTLGIATLAGGIGVSVGVAVGALLVLAGALVSLLVYLLLVFAEAAVVVDGAGTVEAVRGSLGFVRRNVLATVVFALVALGVYVGASVAVGLLNLVGVNRLGALVLSLTVAPLLDAFAVALYAETGLPAADRAPLGTRVRGALADGWSALWRFVREHPAANAAGALLLTGGAVAGYLFTAPMGVTLPPPENVATVFGVVPVGPFLNIAANNWLVSAGTAFGGLAAGVPAAASLLFNGVLIGALGGIFDRVAFLALVAPHGVIELPAIAVAGGLGVHLGVVGWRGARGRSDAGTVAAELRRATWVLVGLALVLVVASFVEAFLTPRIAAFVLG
- a CDS encoding DUF7344 domain-containing protein; its protein translation is MVALSEESRAFDVAPETAFEVLADDRRRAVLSVLRDSAETCVPVAELVDDVAAMRSEHGRCDRERVAVRFHHATLPKLADSGVIEHDSGEGTVRYRAHPFVDACLDLLAEHGAGTGTN